In one window of Desulfurispora thermophila DSM 16022 DNA:
- a CDS encoding aldehyde ferredoxin oxidoreductase family protein, with product MHGYMGKIAFVDLNREQVEIRELDPALARNYLGGSALAARLFLDLGAQDAEPLAPENPLIFMTGPLVGTVAPSASRFAVCARSPLTGIWGEATSGGVFGVRLKMAGLDGLVITGRAAGPVYLHVTGGQVSIQPADKLWGLDSYATQQALKAQHPRASVACIGPAGEKLVPMAAVMNDAGRAAGRCGLGAVMGSKNLKAVVAEGQEKVTYADFNTFKMVSDFAAEQVRQATGTLRHYGTLGYLDVGFYFGDVPARYYTAGIFPAEKVTGKRLREDFVVKNSACFGCQTACGRRVKYVMDGQTVSVDGPEYETVVAFGPLCDNYDLASVIEINHLCNRLGLDTISAGASIAFAMYLQGEGLVPAERFGRAIPWGDAAVIKQLVEDMAYRRGCGQLLGQGTRVMAAALGVDPELAAQVKGLEMPMHDPRAFAGQALSYATGPRGACHLRGDFYLVDLGLYTDEKTGLTPGPRHSLSGRVDAVITLQNIRELDNSLLRCVFASLPVDATAGLLGLLTGQPWTVEDLLKAGERSFNLKRLLNNHWGVTAAGDRLPRILSQAYADGGAAGQAVDLTAALVEYYALRGWDGSGRPDANKLAELGLGELAGRL from the coding sequence ATGCACGGTTACATGGGTAAAATAGCTTTTGTGGATTTAAACCGGGAGCAGGTGGAAATCCGGGAGTTGGACCCGGCCCTGGCCCGCAATTATCTTGGCGGCAGCGCTCTGGCCGCCCGCCTCTTCCTGGATCTGGGCGCTCAAGACGCGGAGCCGCTGGCACCGGAAAACCCGCTCATCTTTATGACCGGGCCGCTGGTGGGCACGGTGGCCCCTTCCGCTTCGCGCTTTGCCGTGTGCGCCCGCTCGCCCCTCACCGGCATCTGGGGCGAGGCCACCTCGGGCGGCGTTTTCGGCGTGCGGCTGAAGATGGCCGGCCTGGACGGGCTGGTGATCACGGGCCGGGCCGCCGGCCCGGTATACCTGCACGTAACTGGCGGGCAGGTAAGCATCCAACCGGCCGATAAGCTGTGGGGGCTGGACAGCTACGCCACCCAGCAGGCGCTGAAAGCGCAGCATCCCCGGGCCAGCGTGGCCTGCATCGGCCCGGCCGGAGAAAAGCTGGTGCCCATGGCGGCGGTGATGAACGATGCCGGACGGGCTGCCGGCCGTTGCGGTCTGGGAGCGGTGATGGGGTCCAAAAATTTAAAAGCCGTGGTGGCGGAAGGCCAGGAAAAGGTCACTTACGCCGACTTTAACACATTCAAGATGGTCAGCGACTTTGCCGCGGAGCAGGTGCGCCAGGCCACGGGTACACTGCGCCACTACGGCACGTTGGGCTACCTGGACGTGGGCTTTTACTTCGGCGATGTGCCGGCCCGCTATTACACGGCGGGCATCTTCCCGGCGGAAAAGGTGACCGGCAAAAGGCTGCGCGAGGATTTTGTGGTGAAAAACAGCGCCTGTTTCGGCTGTCAGACGGCCTGCGGCCGGCGGGTGAAGTATGTTATGGACGGCCAGACAGTTTCTGTGGACGGGCCGGAGTACGAGACAGTGGTGGCTTTCGGGCCGCTCTGCGACAACTACGACCTGGCCAGTGTGATTGAGATCAACCACCTCTGCAACCGGCTGGGCCTTGACACCATTTCGGCCGGGGCCAGCATTGCCTTTGCCATGTACCTGCAGGGGGAAGGGCTGGTGCCGGCGGAAAGGTTCGGCCGGGCCATTCCCTGGGGCGACGCGGCGGTGATCAAACAGCTGGTGGAGGACATGGCCTACCGGCGGGGCTGTGGCCAGCTGCTGGGTCAGGGCACCCGGGTCATGGCCGCCGCGCTGGGCGTGGATCCCGAACTGGCCGCCCAGGTGAAAGGGCTGGAAATGCCCATGCACGACCCGCGCGCCTTTGCCGGCCAGGCCCTCTCCTACGCCACCGGGCCGCGCGGCGCCTGCCACCTGCGGGGCGATTTCTACCTGGTGGACCTGGGGCTGTACACCGACGAGAAGACCGGCCTTACGCCCGGGCCGCGCCATTCTTTGAGCGGCCGGGTGGATGCGGTGATCACTCTGCAGAACATCCGCGAGCTGGACAATTCTTTATTGCGCTGCGTCTTCGCCTCCCTGCCCGTGGATGCCACGGCCGGGCTGCTGGGGCTACTCACCGGCCAGCCCTGGACGGTGGAGGATTTGCTCAAAGCGGGTGAGCGCAGCTTCAACTTGAAGCGGCTTTTGAACAATCACTGGGGTGTGACGGCGGCCGGCGACCGCCTGCCCCGCATTTTGAGCCAGGCCTACGCCGACGGGGGCGCCGCCGGCCAGGCCGTGGACCTCACCGCCGCCCTGGTAGAGTATTACGCGCTGCGCGGCTGGGACGGCAGCGGCCGGCCGGACGCGAATAAGCTGGCCGAGCTGGGGCTGGGCGAGCTGGCGGGCAGGCTTTAG
- a CDS encoding iron-containing alcohol dehydrogenase — MTRQRPTWWAEDPFNRTLALAAGASSVRGLQTAFFVPRILAGAQALNMLQSAVAGIAAAARVLIITDQVVRPLAERVAAALRPAGHTVEILDGVLPEVPVEVVEQGAAVAQQFAPQLIMAVGGGSAIDAAKIIWVRYEKPDFDFRQINILEPLGLRKKALLVAIPTTAGTGSEATGAAVLTEGGQKMSTTHPELVPDFAVLDPAFTAGMPPQLTAYTGLDALSHATGAFLSHWANEFTDPLALQAIDLVFQYLPRAVADGADMEARTKMQLAACLAGIAFANAACGPDHALGHSLGKVFGVHHGAAVGLFTPYAMGYVARVSDKYLKLADWLGIEPGPARERLAALCRRYLDFTRAVGAPTTIGELGITRPDFEARLPELVELALTDGVSLLSRRPATAENYRRLYQYAYDGLLVDF; from the coding sequence GTGACCAGACAGCGTCCCACATGGTGGGCCGAAGATCCTTTCAATCGCACCCTGGCCCTGGCCGCCGGGGCCAGCAGTGTGCGCGGGCTGCAGACCGCCTTTTTCGTGCCGCGCATCCTGGCTGGCGCCCAGGCCCTTAATATGCTGCAGAGCGCCGTGGCCGGCATTGCCGCGGCGGCCCGTGTGCTGATCATCACCGACCAGGTGGTGCGCCCCCTGGCCGAGCGGGTAGCAGCCGCTTTGCGCCCGGCCGGCCACACGGTGGAAATTTTGGACGGCGTGCTGCCCGAAGTGCCGGTGGAAGTGGTGGAACAGGGGGCGGCGGTGGCGCAGCAATTTGCCCCGCAGCTGATCATGGCCGTGGGCGGCGGCTCGGCTATTGACGCCGCCAAGATCATCTGGGTGAGGTACGAAAAGCCCGACTTCGACTTCCGCCAGATCAACATCCTGGAACCCCTGGGCCTGCGCAAGAAGGCCCTGCTGGTGGCCATACCCACCACGGCGGGCACGGGCTCGGAAGCCACCGGTGCCGCCGTGCTCACCGAGGGCGGACAGAAAATGTCCACCACCCACCCCGAGCTGGTGCCTGACTTTGCCGTGCTGGACCCGGCTTTTACCGCGGGCATGCCGCCCCAACTCACCGCCTACACCGGACTGGATGCCCTGTCCCACGCCACGGGCGCTTTTCTCTCCCACTGGGCTAATGAGTTCACCGATCCGCTGGCTTTGCAGGCCATCGACCTGGTCTTCCAGTACCTGCCCCGGGCCGTAGCAGACGGCGCTGACATGGAGGCGCGCACCAAGATGCAGCTGGCCGCCTGCCTGGCCGGTATTGCCTTTGCCAACGCGGCCTGTGGGCCGGACCACGCCCTGGGGCACTCCCTGGGCAAGGTGTTCGGCGTACACCACGGCGCGGCCGTGGGCCTGTTCACCCCTTACGCCATGGGCTATGTGGCCAGGGTGAGTGATAAATACCTCAAGCTGGCCGACTGGCTGGGCATCGAGCCCGGCCCCGCCCGGGAACGCCTGGCGGCCCTCTGCCGGCGCTACCTGGACTTCACCCGCGCCGTGGGCGCTCCGACCACCATTGGCGAACTGGGCATCACCCGCCCGGATTTCGAAGCCCGGCTGCCCGAACTGGTGGAACTGGCCCTGACCGACGGCGTGAGCCTGCTCTCCCGCCGGCCGGCCACGGCGGAAAATTACCGCCGCCTGTATCAGTACGCCTATGACGGCCTGCTGGTGGACTTTTAA
- a CDS encoding MoaD/ThiS family protein translates to MQVQVLFWEVEKELREGVRLELPATARAGELLEELSRRYPLFARQVPPGQVVMLVDGIAGRDLQRPLPPDGRVVIFPAIAGG, encoded by the coding sequence GTGCAAGTGCAGGTGCTATTCTGGGAAGTGGAAAAGGAGCTGCGGGAAGGTGTCCGGCTGGAGCTGCCCGCGACGGCCCGGGCGGGGGAACTGCTGGAGGAACTCTCCCGGCGCTACCCGCTTTTTGCCCGGCAGGTGCCGCCCGGCCAGGTGGTAATGCTGGTGGACGGCATTGCCGGGCGGGATCTTCAGCGGCCGCTGCCCCCGGATGGCCGGGTAGTCATTTTCCCCGCCATTGCCGGAGGGTAA
- a CDS encoding efflux RND transporter periplasmic adaptor subunit, whose translation MSKLPSFMSRIFPGAAARRIWLAAAVLLVAGAAFAWRLMSGGAESGGYITRQVAYGDIVQSISASGTVEPVQQVTLTFKSQGYVESCSVKVGDRVQKGQLLAKERDDDLQAQLDSAQASLAEARAAYESLLATRPQKVASAAAQLAQAESNLQSARNNLNRYQELYAAGAISQSELENAQNSYRAALASYQSARLNQTSTGQPSELTSAAARVQAAQAQVELARSNLAGAHIVAPFDGYVMQINGSVGQWTQGGAPPVGTATSSQFGIILCSTALKLTAQINEADISRVKVGQQVTFTVNTYPDRTFSGRITSLDPMASTVSNVQMYGAVIEIDDYSGLKAGMPAAVNIITGEAKHVLTVPQTALDFASSYLAANRAALAKAGRSGAAGQSTGNAAGNGRWQRNTAGSGEQMASGETTANSMTAADGAAAPAASANNTGNRAFVLVMVDGQPQPRRVQTGLTDDMNVEIKSGLQEGEVIITGQAGAAGKSAAAGASASDGQSAAGRSNAARDGGPPPEGMFMRALGGR comes from the coding sequence TTGAGCAAACTGCCATCATTCATGTCCAGAATTTTTCCAGGGGCGGCCGCCCGCCGCATCTGGCTGGCGGCTGCCGTTCTATTGGTGGCCGGCGCCGCTTTTGCCTGGCGGCTCATGTCCGGCGGGGCGGAGAGCGGTGGCTACATCACCCGCCAGGTGGCCTACGGTGATATTGTCCAGTCCATCAGTGCCAGCGGCACGGTGGAACCGGTGCAGCAGGTGACGCTCACCTTTAAAAGTCAGGGCTATGTGGAAAGCTGCTCTGTAAAAGTGGGCGACCGGGTGCAAAAGGGCCAGCTGCTGGCCAAGGAGCGCGACGATGATCTGCAGGCCCAGCTGGACAGCGCCCAGGCCAGCCTGGCCGAAGCCCGCGCCGCCTACGAAAGCCTGCTGGCCACCCGGCCGCAAAAGGTGGCCAGCGCGGCGGCCCAGCTGGCCCAGGCCGAAAGCAATTTGCAAAGCGCCCGCAACAATCTAAACCGTTACCAGGAACTGTATGCGGCGGGCGCCATCAGCCAGAGCGAGCTGGAAAACGCCCAAAACAGCTACCGGGCGGCGCTGGCCAGCTACCAGTCGGCCCGCTTGAACCAGACCAGTACCGGCCAGCCGTCCGAACTGACCTCGGCCGCCGCCCGGGTGCAGGCGGCCCAGGCCCAGGTGGAACTGGCCCGCAGCAACCTGGCCGGAGCGCATATTGTAGCACCCTTTGACGGCTATGTGATGCAGATCAACGGCAGTGTGGGGCAGTGGACCCAGGGTGGCGCGCCACCGGTGGGCACGGCCACCTCCTCCCAGTTCGGCATTATCCTTTGCTCCACTGCGCTCAAGCTGACCGCCCAGATCAACGAAGCCGACATCAGCCGGGTGAAAGTGGGGCAGCAGGTCACCTTTACGGTCAATACATACCCCGACCGGACCTTCAGCGGCCGCATCACCTCCCTCGACCCCATGGCCAGCACAGTGAGCAATGTGCAGATGTACGGGGCGGTGATTGAAATAGATGACTACAGCGGCCTGAAGGCGGGCATGCCGGCCGCGGTGAACATCATCACCGGCGAGGCCAAACATGTGCTCACCGTGCCGCAAACCGCCCTGGATTTTGCCAGCTCATACCTGGCGGCTAATCGCGCAGCTCTGGCTAAAGCAGGGCGCAGTGGTGCTGCCGGGCAGTCCACCGGCAATGCCGCGGGTAACGGCCGGTGGCAACGGAATACGGCTGGTAGTGGTGAACAGATGGCGAGCGGCGAAACGACTGCCAATAGCATGACGGCGGCGGACGGCGCTGCAGCCCCGGCAGCGAGTGCGAACAATACCGGCAACCGGGCCTTTGTGCTGGTCATGGTGGACGGCCAGCCCCAGCCCCGGCGGGTGCAGACCGGGCTGACCGATGATATGAATGTGGAAATAAAGTCCGGTTTGCAGGAGGGTGAGGTAATCATCACCGGCCAGGCGGGGGCGGCCGGCAAATCGGCCGCCGCGGGCGCAAGCGCGTCCGACGGGCAGTCCGCCGCAGGCCGCAGCAACGCCGCCCGGGATGGCGGCCCGCCGCCCGAGGGCATGTTCATGCGCGCCCTGGGCGGTCGCTGA
- a CDS encoding ABC transporter permease, protein MLAQINSLGSNLLMVFPGAAGQFVRGSGGSVNTLTLGDARAIETLPGVAHVAPMVRSSVLVTYRNKTWTSSVQGTTPDIVSISSLQLAQGRFFNDAEVKSLAPVAVLGQTVYENLFPYGGDAVGSRIRLRGETFRVVGVLQSLGASSGGQDRDDVVYVPVTTAQIRLMGVSDQSVQLLQVQVAGKDQMAAVQSDISTLLRKRHRLGPKQANDFNIRNIAQVQSTAESVTGLLTVFLAGVAAISLLVGGIGVMNIMLVSVTERTREIGVRMAVGASRQDILRQFLLEAVLLSLAGCFFGILTGIIGAKIFAALAGWAAPVSLFSVLLAVGFSLAIGIFFGYYPARRAAGLNPAEALGYE, encoded by the coding sequence GTGCTGGCCCAGATCAACAGCCTGGGGTCCAATTTGCTGATGGTTTTTCCCGGCGCGGCCGGCCAGTTTGTGCGCGGCTCCGGCGGCAGTGTGAATACCCTCACCCTGGGCGACGCCCGGGCCATCGAAACCCTGCCCGGCGTGGCCCATGTGGCACCCATGGTGCGCAGCAGCGTCCTGGTCACATACCGGAACAAAACCTGGACCAGCAGTGTGCAGGGCACCACACCGGATATCGTTTCTATTTCCTCCCTGCAGCTGGCCCAGGGCCGCTTTTTCAACGACGCCGAGGTGAAAAGCCTGGCCCCCGTGGCCGTGCTGGGGCAGACGGTATACGAAAACCTTTTCCCCTACGGCGGGGATGCCGTGGGCAGCCGCATCCGCCTGCGCGGCGAGACCTTCCGCGTGGTGGGCGTGCTGCAGTCCCTGGGCGCCTCCAGCGGCGGCCAGGACCGGGACGACGTGGTCTATGTCCCGGTGACCACGGCCCAGATTCGCCTGATGGGCGTGAGCGACCAGTCGGTGCAGCTTTTGCAGGTGCAGGTGGCTGGAAAGGACCAGATGGCCGCAGTGCAGAGCGACATCAGCACCCTGCTGCGCAAACGGCACCGCCTGGGACCCAAACAGGCCAATGACTTCAACATCAGGAACATCGCCCAGGTGCAGAGCACTGCGGAGAGCGTCACCGGGCTGCTCACGGTCTTTCTGGCCGGCGTGGCCGCCATCTCCCTGCTGGTGGGCGGTATTGGCGTGATGAACATCATGCTGGTTTCGGTCACCGAGCGCACCCGGGAAATCGGTGTGCGCATGGCCGTGGGGGCCTCCCGGCAGGACATCTTGCGACAGTTTTTGCTGGAAGCGGTGCTGCTGAGCCTGGCTGGGTGCTTCTTCGGTATTCTGACCGGCATAATCGGGGCGAAGATCTTTGCCGCCCTGGCCGGATGGGCGGCACCGGTCTCGCTTTTCTCCGTGCTGCTGGCGGTGGGCTTTTCCCTGGCCATAGGTATTTTCTTCGGTTACTATCCGGCCCGCCGGGCCGCGGGCCTCAATCCGGCCGAGGCGCTGGGGTACGAATAA
- the pdxS gene encoding pyridoxal 5'-phosphate synthase lyase subunit PdxS: MTEKGTWTVKKGLAEMLKGGVIMDVTTPEQAKIAEEAGACAVMALERVPADIRAAGGVARMADPTVILSIMEAVTIPVMAKVRIGHFVEAQILEQLGVDYIDESEVLTPADEQHHIDKHAFKVPFVCGARNLGEALRRIAEGAAMIRTKGEPGTGNVVEAVRHMRMVMSEIRRLQNMPREELMAAAKEMGAPYDLVLYVAENGRLPVVNFAAGGIATPADAALMMQLGCDGIFVGSGIFKSKDPAARAKAIVAATTHYNDPKILAEVSKGLGEAMPGIEIASIAPENRMQERGW; encoded by the coding sequence TTGACCGAAAAAGGAACCTGGACCGTGAAAAAAGGCCTGGCCGAAATGCTCAAGGGCGGCGTGATCATGGACGTAACCACGCCCGAGCAGGCCAAAATCGCCGAAGAAGCCGGCGCCTGCGCGGTCATGGCTTTGGAAAGAGTACCGGCCGACATCCGGGCGGCCGGGGGCGTGGCCCGCATGGCCGACCCCACCGTCATCCTGTCCATCATGGAGGCCGTGACCATCCCCGTCATGGCCAAAGTGCGCATCGGCCACTTCGTGGAAGCGCAAATCCTGGAACAGCTGGGCGTGGACTACATTGACGAAAGCGAAGTGCTCACCCCGGCCGACGAGCAGCACCACATCGACAAGCACGCCTTTAAAGTCCCCTTTGTCTGCGGCGCCCGCAACCTGGGTGAAGCCCTGCGCCGCATCGCCGAAGGCGCGGCCATGATCCGCACCAAGGGCGAGCCGGGTACGGGCAACGTGGTGGAAGCCGTGCGCCACATGCGCATGGTCATGAGCGAAATCCGCCGCCTGCAAAACATGCCCCGGGAAGAACTGATGGCGGCGGCCAAAGAAATGGGCGCCCCCTACGACCTGGTGCTCTACGTGGCCGAAAACGGCCGCCTGCCCGTGGTCAACTTCGCCGCCGGCGGCATTGCCACCCCGGCCGACGCCGCTTTAATGATGCAGCTGGGCTGCGACGGCATCTTCGTGGGCTCGGGCATCTTCAAATCCAAGGACCCGGCGGCGCGGGCCAAAGCCATTGTGGCCGCCACCACCCACTACAACGACCCCAAAATCCTGGCCGAGGTATCCAAAGGTTTGGGCGAGGCCATGCCCGGCATTGAGATTGCCAGCATTGCACCCGAAAACCGCATGCAGGAGCGGGGCTGGTAA
- the pdxT gene encoding pyridoxal 5'-phosphate synthase glutaminase subunit PdxT yields the protein MLVGVLALQGAFREHEHMLQKCGAATRQVRLPHQLDGLDALVIPGGESTTMGKLMLEYDLFNPLRSFIQSGRPVFGTCAGLIMLAKEIVGSNQPRLGLMDIAVERNAFGRQVESFETHLEMPALGPEPLRAVFIRAPYIVSAGPDVQVLATFQDKIVCARQANMLVAAFHPELTEDDRLHRYFLDMV from the coding sequence ATGCTGGTGGGCGTCCTGGCCCTGCAGGGCGCCTTCCGGGAACACGAACACATGCTGCAAAAATGCGGGGCGGCCACCCGCCAGGTGCGCCTGCCCCACCAGCTGGACGGCCTGGACGCCCTGGTCATTCCCGGCGGCGAAAGCACCACCATGGGCAAGCTGATGCTGGAATATGACCTCTTTAACCCTCTGCGCTCCTTCATCCAGAGCGGCCGGCCGGTCTTTGGCACCTGTGCCGGGCTGATCATGCTGGCCAAAGAGATCGTGGGCTCAAATCAGCCCCGCCTGGGCCTCATGGACATAGCCGTGGAGCGCAACGCTTTCGGGCGCCAGGTGGAAAGCTTTGAAACCCACCTGGAAATGCCCGCCCTGGGGCCGGAGCCCCTGCGGGCCGTCTTCATCCGCGCCCCCTACATCGTCTCGGCCGGGCCGGACGTGCAGGTGCTGGCCACCTTCCAGGACAAAATTGTCTGCGCCCGCCAGGCCAACATGCTGGTGGCCGCCTTTCACCCCGAGCTCACCGAGGACGACCGGCTGCACCGGTATTTTCTGGATATGGTGTAA
- a CDS encoding DUF2281 domain-containing protein codes for MNPGKGILLKLIDEMPESQVQQVIDFILFLKNKQDNQVFKDLLSASESSISFWDNDIDDEVWNNV; via the coding sequence ATGAACCCGGGTAAGGGTATCTTATTAAAATTAATTGATGAAATGCCAGAAAGTCAGGTGCAGCAAGTTATCGACTTTATTTTGTTTCTAAAAAACAAGCAAGATAATCAGGTGTTCAAGGATTTATTGTCTGCCAGTGAGAGCAGTATAAGTTTTTGGGACAACGATATTGATGATGAGGTCTGGAATAATGTATAA
- a CDS encoding type II toxin-antitoxin system PemK/MazF family toxin, protein MYKRGDILLIPIPFSDLTSHKKRPVLVLSNDNYNARTQDIVVVAITSNLTAKDYVVMLTRSDLDEGVLKVDSCIRVDKIYTLSQNIVISKFGVVKKHIIDAVREKLHELILK, encoded by the coding sequence ATGTATAAGCGGGGCGATATTTTATTAATTCCCATTCCTTTCAGTGATTTGACCTCGCATAAAAAACGCCCTGTTCTTGTACTGTCTAATGACAATTATAATGCTAGAACTCAGGATATAGTGGTTGTGGCAATTACTTCCAATCTGACAGCAAAAGATTATGTCGTTATGCTCACCAGGAGTGACCTTGACGAGGGAGTTTTAAAAGTAGATTCCTGTATAAGAGTGGATAAAATTTATACCTTGTCCCAGAATATTGTAATCAGCAAATTTGGTGTAGTGAAAAAGCATATTATTGATGCAGTAAGGGAAAAACTTCACGAGTTAATCTTAAAATAA